The Streptomyces racemochromogenes DNA segment GGAGCCACTTCCGGCCGGAGCACGCGTCGTTTCAACCACAGACGTGGGGCCAGCCCAGACCGAATGTCTGGGGCCACTTCACGGTTCTGGCTCAACTTCTGTGGTGTCGGCCAGAGGCCAGGGCGTCGGCGAGCCGCGCCCCCGGATCGCCGGTAACGCGGTGTGCGGACTGTCCGGTTGGCCAGGTCGAGATTCCGTCGTCCACCCACCGCGGAACGACGTGGAAGTGCAGGTGGGGCACCGACTGCTCCGATCCCGGGCCGCTGGCACTGAGGATGTTCACGCCCGAGGCGCCCAAAGCGGTCCGCGCAGCCTCGGCCACGCGCTGAACCAGCGCCGTCGTCACGGCGAGTACCTCGGGCGGGGTCTCGAACACATCCGCGTAATGCAGCGTCGGAACCACCAGCGTGTGGCCCGGCGCCAGCGGGTTGAGTGGAGTGAAAGCACAGGCCACCGGACCGCGATCCACCCAACTCGCGGTGCCTTCACTGATGAGTCCGCAGAAAATGCAATCCATGCGACCGACCCTGTCAGACGGGGGATGGCACTCGCCCACCAGTTCGGGGTCTGGTGGGGACGGCAGGGACGGCCCACGGCTTCACGGAAGTTGTGCCAGAACCCACTTCACACCGTAAGAAGCCGTTGTCGTACCGATTTTGGTGAGCATGGGTTCGAGTGCGGCGGCTCGGTCGGGCGATCTTCGGTCTGTCCGTGCATGAAAACAGGGCCTCTGATGCAGCTCGGGGTTGTCGAGACCTTGAGCACACCGGGAGGCCCTACCGACGGCATCCCGGCACCTCCACTGCCGAGACGACACAACACCTCGTCTCGCCATCGAAGCGTCGTCCCCATGCCTGACCAGCGCAAACGCACCCGTCACTCTCGGAAGGGCAGCGGCTTCCAACTGGCCCGGACGTGAATCGTGTCAGAAGTCTGGTCTAGCTTTGGCCTGTGAATCACAGCAGCCTCACGGTCGGGGCGCCCCGCGAGCCTGACTTGCCGCCCTACCAGGTAGTCCTAGCGGAGACTGATTGGCGTTCGCTCCAGACAGCTTTTGGGAACGGTGAGTGCCTGCCCAGAGTCCTGGCACGGCTGCTGGAGCCTGATCCCAAGGTGCAGGTCACCGCTTTGTCGGAACTGAGTGAGTTGGTCGGCCACCAGAACACCATCTACGAAGCCACCGCCCCCGTTGCCATGTATGTCGCTGGCATCCTCACCCACCCGGCGGCCATGACCCTCCGGCCGTATCGCAGCGTCCCCATCCGCGCGACATTGTTGAACTGGTTGGCTTCCACGGCTTACGACGCCTCCGACGACTTCGTAGACCGCGTTGGGCAGTACTTCCCTGGATTCCTCACCCCCGGCACCCTCGTGGCCGGCTTCCGGGACCTGCGCCCGATGCTATACCGAGCCGTCGCGCCCTTCCTGCAAGACAGTCACGAGGACGTGCTCGAAGCCGCCTGCCTCGCCGCGCTCATCCTCGCCGAGCACCCCGCGCTGGCCCAGCACCGCGATCACCTCGCCGTGCACGCGTGCCGCATCCTGGACACCAGCAGCGACGCCCCTAACCGGCGAATCGCCTGGAAGGCCCTCGAAGCATGGGGCCACGACGTCTCTGAAATTGAACCTTTTCAGGAGGAGCCCTGGGACTGCGGGCCACACAGCGATGGCCGCGGCGATCTCGAACCTCCCTTCTGATTGATAGGCGAACGGCCCACCGGCCCAAGGATGTGCGGCCGTTTACAAGCAGTTGCCGTAACGATCTCGGTGAACATGGGTTCGAGTGCGGCGGCTCGGTCGGGCGATCTCCGGTCTGTCCGTGCATGAAAACAGGGCCTCTGATGCAGCTCGGGGCTGTCGAGACCTTGAGCACATCAGGAGGCCCTGTTGTCGCTGTCCTGTGGCCTCGCACCGGCTGGCGCCAACTCGGCTTCAACCGAGTGTGATTGCCTCGCTCATCAGTTCGGGAATGCCGGCGACCGACCGCACAGGCGACCGAGGTATCCGTCCGACATAAGCGATGCGGAGTGGGCCGTCGTGCGCGACGCGATGCCCGTCCCCGCCTGGCTGGAAGGCCGGGGCGGGCGGCCGGAGGGCTACTGCCAGCGTCAGATGGTCGACGCAGTGCGCTACTTGGTCGCGGGCGGTATCACCTGGCGGGCGATGCCGGCGGACTTCCCCGAGTGGGATCGTGTCTACGCCTTCTTCCGACGGTGGCGCGACACCGGCCTGGTCGCCGAGTTCCACGACCGGCTGCGGGACCGGGTCCGCCAGGC contains these protein-coding regions:
- a CDS encoding HIT family protein, translated to MDCIFCGLISEGTASWVDRGPVACAFTPLNPLAPGHTLVVPTLHYADVFETPPEVLAVTTALVQRVAEAARTALGASGVNILSASGPGSEQSVPHLHFHVVPRWVDDGISTWPTGQSAHRVTGDPGARLADALASGRHHRS